In Lolium rigidum isolate FL_2022 chromosome 7, APGP_CSIRO_Lrig_0.1, whole genome shotgun sequence, the DNA window AATAAAATAATCAATTTCACAGTATTTTTATGGTGACCCCGATGTGGTATTTTATTCCAATGCTTATATGTATCTCTCCCCTCTTCAAATGAATAAAatgagtcaaactagtgatagggaatttttcttaatttttagtGTGTTGGTTTTAATGATGAACCAAGCAATATCTAGTCAGTATAGTCAACTCTACAAGTTCCATTTCAAAAAACGTTTTTTTTTTAACCTGGCTAATTCTCAAATTTTGTTGATATCCATTTATATCAAATTGTCTCCAAGGTACTAAAGGAAATGTGCTTATGATTATTCAaatatattttctatttttattgttGCTGACATCAATTTAAGATAAGAGGTTCCGGTGTAACATTATTGTTTAATTAATATCATGATTTCAATCAACAAATCCAATGGGCAATGAGTACGACAGATTTCACCACACCATCAGTGATCACAATACTTGCTCTTATACCACGCCACATCTTGCTATAACAACGTCATTATCCAAGTTTTACGGCTTCCTTTCCACCGTGAGACTGCTACCATCAGAGAGTTGATTGATACAAGCAGACTAATTGCCACCACTGCCCATCCTTGAAGAGATGCATTGTGGAGGCCTTTACGAATGCATCCGTAACGGTAATTTGACATGAATATATCATTGATAATGGGGTGGACTGActtgaagaaaaaaaatgtttggTAGCTAGGAGCAGATGTCTATAGGCAAGTGCATCATTGTTTAGATGGAGCCTAGACGGTGGATTATGGATCAAGGTGGGAGAGGGCAGTTTTCTCGTGGGGTAGGAAATCTATTTGCTGCAAGCTATTATTATTCTCTCAAGCAAACTAAGAACACTAGTTTTACTAATATAAACAAGCAGACAAAATATTTCTGGGTAGTCCTTGAGTGTTGTTGAACACCTAGCTAGTGGAATCTTAGGACACACATCTTTAAAATTAAGTATTATTGAgtattttcaaatttttgaaaatttgCATGCTACAACTTCGTAGAtaattttgtttattttttggGAAATTTCTTGGGAGGCCTTCTCTATATCTTTCTAGATTTTAGCTGAATTCTTGAAACCAATAAGCAATAAATTGGAAATTACTTGTTTGGGTTTACAAGCTACACTTGGCACGTCACCCAAGTATTGGTTCAGTTTGTATGGTGTTCAAAAGTGAGGCCCTGCTCTCGACATACATTCAGTGCCATCTCGATGGTCTTCACCATAATTATACAGACACTGTTGCTAGGAGAAACCCTCACCCTTGGAAGTCAGCAACTAAACATCATAAAATAGTTGTGTGCAATGGTGGGTAGATTGTACCTTGACCTTACGAAAATACAATCGAAAAATAATTGTGTgcaatgtgtgtgtgtgtgtgtgggggggggggggggcagacgCCCCTTCCCTCCCTCTGGTGTTAACATTTTCCAACAAAGgtaattttttttgagaaactaaTACTCTAAGTATAGTTCAAGTCACCATGGTTTCCAATGAGTAAGTGCTTATTGATGGTGTATCACATTACATCATTTGATTTTGCCCTGATTTGTACAAACGAAAGTTACATCAACTTGTGGTAAATTAAACACCATTTCCTGGAAATGTGGATATTAAATAAGAGATTGGTCCATCTGATCTCGAATTTACCTGTACCTTTTACATAGTGACATACTGTTTTCATGCCATAACATTTACGCACTTTTGTTTTGTGACAGTTTGCTGGGTAGTGCTTTAGTGTTCTGTGGTTTGTATACATATCTTTATGGAAAGGCCAAGGAACAACACGCGAAGATAGCATCAGGTATAGCTCTGTGTATTTACCATATGTCTATGTAGAGGTTGCCTAAGACTGTGATCGAATATTTGGATAACACTAGAAGGAAATCATGCCATATGTCGAAGCTTATCAAATCCCTCTGAGATAATCTGTGTTCCTTTATAAAACATTGGGCAGGGATGCAGGAGGAGGGGGCAAGGAGATTCTGGTTGTCACACACCCACCTACTGGCAAGGCGGTGTGTGACAAGGAAGGGAACGACGCAGAGGATGGCGTGGAAATCGTGACTTAGTTGTGTGTGTCGTGCGTGAGTTTAGTAAGTGTGCCCCCGGTAAACTCGAGATCAGAAGGGAGTCGTAATAAACTAAACCCCTGATATTTATTAAATATTGGAAGGAGTCGTAATAATGTAGTACCTATTCAGTCAAAAGATTTAAAGGCGCATCCATAGAAAGATGAGTCTTCGGTGCCCACATGTGTTTCAGGTGGTCCACAAACTTATGTGATTGGTGTAATTTTTATAAGAGATAAACTTGCTTGGCAAATATGATGGAACATCCAACTATTAATCATTGTCTATTATGGAAGTCTTGTTGATAATGTACTTATAAACTTTTTTGTACCTTGGTGACCTAATAATGCCACTACCCACTCCAAGCTAATATTATTCTATCAAGCAAACCATTCATAATAGATTGATTAGGGCTATAGAAAAAATTGATAAGGAAAATATTTTCTGATGATTAGTAAGtgacagggacggagccaggaaccCACATTAAAGGGGGCGACTGTGCATGTGATTTGATTGAAGGGGGCAAAATTTGCTAGATAAAGGAGTTGCCATGGCTTGTATTAACAAGAAAATCTTGAGCATGGGGGGGGGGCGTACCCCTGCTCGTGCTCCCTTGAATCCGTCCTTGGTAAGTGGTGTTCGCGGTCTAGCTAAATCTCCTTGTCGGTGCATCAATGATGTTCACGTGATTCATGTATCTACACCTTTTCTATTTCATTGATGATACATTTTACACCTTTGTGATAGCTTCCGATGATTTGGTGGTGGTGCACAAGCAACAATGTCGATGCGAGTGGCTCTTCCGATTGATGGCTTCGTCGCATGCACACCCGCCCGCAAAAATGCAAATTGAGCAAAACGCTCACGGATTAGAACATGTATACATGATGGATGAATTACTTTCACCATCCCACGAAAAGTTGTCTTAAATTTTATTACTATTAAAATTTAGCTGTATCTCGATACAATCTATTATGTAGACCTAAAtttaaataaatataagataaatTTGATAAGACGGAGGGAACATATTAAATTGCATACTGGACGAGGATTTGAATATTGAATTGGGATACAAATTCATCATATTGGGGCGACTCGTGCCATGTGTAAATCGagagtaaatgacaaaaaactaccacaattgtgccGGTCGTGACACGGAACTACCAAATGGACAACGTTTGTCACATGACTACCAGTTTTGGGGCATGTTCGTGACGAAGAGCACTGATTTTGCTATTTACGCGTGTTAAACCGTTTTCTGACTATTTGGCCCCACCTATCAGGACTACGTGGCAGATAAAAACCTAACTGATAGTTCCAGTTTACAAATATAACCTTAGAATATATTTTATGTCACACCAGGTCCAGTTCCTCAcataaaaaataaagaaagatAAACCTAGAAAATAGAAATCCTCAACTGCTGCCGCGCATGCACGCATGGCCGCCAGGCGCATGCGGCTGCTCGCCTGTCCGCCGCACGCGTGCTTGCCTGCCGGCCGCGTGCATGTCCGCAGCTGTGCACCTCGCGCATGCCTGCCGCTGCTCGTCTGTCCACCatgcccgccgccgctcgccagcTCGCCTGTATGCCGGCGCGCCGCGACCGCGCGCATGCCTCCCGTGCGCGTGCTCGCTTGTCCGCCGCGCGCCACGCGTatgcccgccgccgctcgccgtgcGCATGCCCACCCCACGCGTCGCGCGCATGCCCGCCACGCGTAtgtgcgccgccgcgcgcctgcTCGCCGATCTGCCGTGCCGCCACGCGCGTCAGCTGCCGCCGGTGCGCCAGTACACCGCCGCCGGTGCGCCAGTACGCCGTCGCCGGGATGCAGCGCCGCCGTCCAGTCCACAGTCATCCAGCTCCCTCCTACCTGGGATGCAGCGCCGCCACCCAATCCTTCACAACCGCCGCCGGTTCGACGGCTAGAAGAGCTCTGCCCGACGGCGCCCGCTGCAGCCCCGCTCGCCCCCCCCTTTTCCCCGCCGCCTCCGTAAGCGCTAGCCGGCGGATAACGGCGGCCGCCGGCCGAGGCGAGCACCGCGTGCGGGAGAAGGAGACGATGTTGGAGGGAGTCAGAGGGAGAAGGAGAGGACGGCGGAGGCCGTGGGGCGAGGAGGGGGCCGAAGAGGAGCTAGAGATGGCCTGCCGCACGCGGGGACAGAGGCGCCGCCCGCTGCTCgtcgtccccgccgccgccgcttgccctcgccgccgccaccggctggAGCACGAGagcgccggccgtcggagagcTCGTGTGCGCTTGCCTGGCGAGCGCTGGCCGGCGGAGATTCTCGTACGCGGTTGCTGGCGAGCGCTGGCCATCCGAGGCAGCCTCCCAGcacgatgaggaagaagtacattGGTACTTGATTGCTTTTTAGGAAAAGGAGATAGGGGGTTTTCTGTAAAATTAGCGGAAAAAGTCATCTGCTTTTGCCACGTAGGACCTGACAGTGGGTCCCGACTGTCAGAAACTGGATTAAGCCGCGTCAATTGAAAAATCAGTGCTCTTCGTCACGATCATGCCCCAAAACTGGTAGTTATGTGACAAACGCTGTCCATTTGGTAGTTCCGTGTCACGACCGGtacaattgtggtagtttttttgtCATTTACTCGTAAATCGACGAACAACAAGTCACTCTCGAGGGCATCAGTCTCCCTCGGCCAACCCCAATGCCACCGCCTCCCATCTCCGGCGAGATCCGGCGGGCGGCCATGAAGCGGCTGGCGCTCCTCGCCgtccccgccctcctcctcctctccctctccttcctcctcctcagGCCCACCTCCCCGCCGCTCCTCCCCTCCATCCCCGACCACCGCGCCCGCCTCAGCGTCTACGTCGCCGACCTCCCCCGCGCGCTCAACCACGGCCTGCTCGACCTCTACTGGTCGCTCCCGGCCCCCGACTCCCGCATCCCGGCCTCCTCCGACCCGGACCACCCGCCCCCGCGCGGCGGCCACCCGCCCTACCCCGCCAGCCCGCTCATCCGGCAGTACAGCGCCGAGTACTGGCTCCTCGCCTCCCTCCTCCGCAATCCCGCCTCCGGCTCCGCGGCGGTGAGGGTCGTCGCCGACTGGAGGGAGGCCGACGTCGTCTTCGTCCCCTTCTTCGCCACGCTCTCCGCCGAGATGGAGCTCGGGTGGGGCGCCACCAAGGGCGCCTTCCGCAGGAAGGAGGGGAACGCCGACTTCCGACGCCAGCGGGAGGTCGTCGACCGCGTCACCGCTCACCCGGCCTGGCGCCGGTCCGGCGGCCGCGACCACATCTTCGTCCTGACAGGTAATTTTTTTCGGGCAAACGGCGATTTCCGGCGACTGTGTTTGAGTTGATCCAAGCGCAGTTTAATGGGAATGCGCATCGTTATGAAACCATCATCCATTGTAGGCATTGCCAGTTGTGTACATTCGTCCACTCTAGTTACTTAGGCTGCAGTGCACTATTCTTGTTGATATTGTTCAGTACTCCACACTCAACAGTCAACACCAATCCTCAACAAGACATGGATGAGAACATAGTATCAGTAAGACATGGATACTATTAAAAAAAATCTCAGTACGCAGGATTTATCTAAGTCAAACAAAGACAATTTGCACCCTGCGATTACTAAGTGTTGAAGCTGATAATTCTGCATCTACAGTTTCTGAAAATAGATATTTCAAAGGGTTGTCTAATCAACACTGCCTACAACTGTGAGCAGATGAAAGCTCCAAATGGTCTTTGTCAATTTTACTATTTAGTGGCTAGATATGGTTTGATTTCTCTGCATGACGCTTACTATAGATGCTTCGTGTGTTTTGAGAACCACATGTCTTAAAACACCTGGCTACTATCACCAGATAATCCTTAATGCATGAAACCACAAACTAGAAAGAAACTTTACATAGAGTACTTAGAATTGATATCAGTATAGCTGGTTAAGTTTCTTGGTTCTCATGCTCTCGTTTTCTCACCTAAGGAAGTAGCTTACCATGAAATATCACCAATCAATAAAATAATTGTGGATCATATTAGTTTTGGCTTTTTGTACATATTAGCACTTAGTATTGCAGAGGAAGTATCGTACTTgtatgcatgtgacacacatcaTACAGTGTGTTGTTTATGTCTTGGTGAAGGTTGATTTGCCTAGCAGCTTATTTTTCTTTTGGATGCTCAGGTCATGTTAAATACTGAGGCATTCTTTGGCAGACCCTATGGCAATGTGGCATGTCCGGGCGGAGATTGCTCCAGCAATTCTATTGGTGGTTGATTTTGGCGGCTGGTACAAGCTCGATTCAAAATCTGCAGGAAGCAACTCTTCTAATATGATACAACACACTCAAGTGTCATTGCTGAAAGATGTTATTGTACCTTACACACATTTGCTCCCCACCCTGCACCTGTCAGAAAACATGGACCGCCCCACTCTTCTGTACTTCAAGGGAGCCAAGCACAGGCACCGGGTTTGTACCTGACTATTCACTTGGGTTTCATAAAAAATTTCATACAAAATGTGAAAATATGTATGTATACTGTTTGTAATTTATTTCTTGAGCCTGTCTTGCACTGTTTTATTTTTACCAGCTTTGAGACTTCTGAAGCTTTTTTATCACCTATGTAATACCTGAAACTAGCACTCTAGAAAATAGAACAAGCATGTGGTAAATGATTCATTCTACTAAAAAGATCTAAATATCTGTTATATGTGAGGCCAGCTTCTTCAAAAGTAAAT includes these proteins:
- the LOC124677509 gene encoding probable arabinosyltransferase ARAD1, whose amino-acid sequence is MKRLALLAVPALLLLSLSFLLLRPTSPPLLPSIPDHRARLSVYVADLPRALNHGLLDLYWSLPAPDSRIPASSDPDHPPPRGGHPPYPASPLIRQYSAEYWLLASLLRNPASGSAAVRVVADWREADVVFVPFFATLSAEMELGWGATKGAFRRKEGNADFRRQREVVDRVTAHPAWRRSGGRDHIFVLTDPMAMWHVRAEIAPAILLVVDFGGWYKLDSKSAGSNSSNMIQHTQVSLLKDVIVPYTHLLPTLHLSENMDRPTLLYFKGAKHRHRGGLVREKLWDLMVNEPDVVMEEGFPNATGREQSIKGMRTSEFCLHPAGDTPSSCRLFDAVASLCIPVIVSDDIELPFEGMIDYTEFSIFVSVGNAMRPKWLVNYLRNITKQQRDEFRRNLARVQHIFEYENSPHSEDGAVHYIWKKIHQKLPMIQEVVTREKRKPEGASIPLRCHCT